AAAATGCATTTTTGAAGAAATTTCCTGATCATAGGATACAGGTTTAAGTGTGATCAACGATAATAAAAAAAGATCCTGTATTTTATGCAAATACAGGATCTTTTTTTTGGATAAATTTTATTATCGCATTAGAAGTACGGTGGAAGATTTTACTACTTCATTCCCCAGACCATCAACAGCATGAATCATTACAACGTAATTCCCAATTTCTTGTTCGTTGGTTCTGAACGTTCCATCCCATCCTAAATTTGGATCACCGGAGGAATAGATCAAACTTCCCCATCTGTTAAATATAGAAAAACTAGTGATTTCTCCTAAGCCGATTAAAATAGGTCGATAGGTATCATTTAAACCATCTCCATTTGGTGTAAATGCGGTAGGCGAAGCAACCAGAGTTTGTTGTAAAACAAATACAACCATACTATCAGTTGCCTTACAACCATTTATATCGGTTCCGGTTACATAATACATAATAGTATCTTCAGCTAAAGAAATAGGATCAGAAATTCCAGTATTGGAAAGCCAGGTATCCGGGGTCCATTCGTAAGTAACGCCGCCTGAAGCTAAAAGTTGAGAGAATCCCCCAATCATCATGATCTCATCTTCCCCTGCATCTATAATTGGATCTGGGAATAAGGTGAGCAATACGTCATCGGTATCGGAACATCCCAAAACGTTATATACCACCAATTGATAAAACATATTAGTAAGTGGGCCAATAACCGCGGGATCCTCCAGAGTATCACTATCCAGGTATACTGGCGGTGTCCACAAATACGTTGCTCCACCGGATCCATTTAGATGAACTGTATCTCCTTTACAAACAAATACATCCGGACCCGCATTTGCAACCGGAGGTAAAGGAACGTCGATTGTAACTATAAACGTTACTGTATCGCAGGTTGCATATCCTGTAACAGTATATTCAGTTGTTACATCAGGAGTAGCATATACTATTACTCCTGTGTCAACATCAAGTCCAGCGCTTGGCGACCATTCCCAGGTAAATCCATCACCGTTGATAATTTCCATTTTAACAGTATCAATTGTACAAGCAGGGATCGTATCGCCATTATCAACAGAAATATCATCTACTATCATTTCATAAGATCCAGTTGCAAGTAATGCTTCATTCAGATCATCAATATTTAAAATATAGGCAAATACCACTTCATGGCATTCACCGGGTAAAATTTCCGGTATTTTGAATGTGATCTGTGTTGCAAGATCCGCTGTGGAAGTTCCTGTAAGTGAGTAACCACCTGTGCCTGCCCAGGCCTGAGCAGCGGTACCATCTGTTGTGCTAAAGTTTCCTCTGCTTGCGCGTGCCATAGAATCAATGGCTCCCATACCAAGAAAACAGCCATAAGTTAACCCTTCAGAGGTAACTACTGCCTGACAATCTCCCGGCGGATTAGAAACAACATCGTTAAAAGTAGTAAAATCACCAGACCATGGTTGATCCTGATCGGGGTCAACATTTCTTTTGTAATAAACGTCTGTAAGTGGTGTTGCACCATTGTTACAGATATTGATAAAAGTTAGAAAATACAGTTTATCTTCCGGTAGTTCGGTTCTTTGTGTAACATCAATATCAAAACTTCCTGATGTTATATTTCCTTCCCAGGTTGTAGTGTAAACACCTGCGGTATAATCATATCCTGTAATTGAACCCGGAATTTCACTTGTCCAGCAACTTTGATCAGTATTTGTCCAAACATTGGCACCTACCTGAATTTCCCATCCTTCAACCGGTGATCCCGGAACAAAGTAGTCACCACAATAATCAGGCGTACCCGTGGTCCAACCATCCATATCAGAATCTGCGACAAAACCTAACCCGGTAAAAGGTGAGGTAGCGTGATATCCTGCAGGAGGCATGGCATTAGAGCCATATGCCCCGCAATCATTTACTCCTACTTCAACATAAGTTCCTTTCAAAAAGGAATTTGTTCCCACCATTTGTGAAAATAATGTTGAGGCCAGACAAATGAAAATAAGTGTGAGAAGTTTGTGTAGGTGTTTCATTATTTTTAAATATTCAATTGATTAGGTTATTAGTTGTAAATATATTAATTTAATTTTTGTAATACTTGTTTATTTAACAATTATGCGTTCATAATCCAATGCGCCTGCACATATTTTAAG
The genomic region above belongs to Bacteroidota bacterium and contains:
- a CDS encoding gliding motility-associated C-terminal domain-containing protein, whose translation is MKHLHKLLTLIFICLASTLFSQMVGTNSFLKGTYVEVGVNDCGAYGSNAMPPAGYHATSPFTGLGFVADSDMDGWTTGTPDYCGDYFVPGSPVEGWEIQVGANVWTNTDQSCWTSEIPGSITGYDYTAGVYTTTWEGNITSGSFDIDVTQRTELPEDKLYFLTFINICNNGATPLTDVYYKRNVDPDQDQPWSGDFTTFNDVVSNPPGDCQAVVTSEGLTYGCFLGMGAIDSMARASRGNFSTTDGTAAQAWAGTGGYSLTGTSTADLATQITFKIPEILPGECHEVVFAYILNIDDLNEALLATGSYEMIVDDISVDNGDTIPACTIDTVKMEIINGDGFTWEWSPSAGLDVDTGVIVYATPDVTTEYTVTGYATCDTVTFIVTIDVPLPPVANAGPDVFVCKGDTVHLNGSGGATYLWTPPVYLDSDTLEDPAVIGPLTNMFYQLVVYNVLGCSDTDDVLLTLFPDPIIDAGEDEIMMIGGFSQLLASGGVTYEWTPDTWLSNTGISDPISLAEDTIMYYVTGTDINGCKATDSMVVFVLQQTLVASPTAFTPNGDGLNDTYRPILIGLGEITSFSIFNRWGSLIYSSGDPNLGWDGTFRTNEQEIGNYVVMIHAVDGLGNEVVKSSTVLLMR